One genomic window of Micromonospora sp. WMMD1128 includes the following:
- a CDS encoding type 2 lanthipeptide synthetase LanM family protein, which produces MSRPDPGGRHVTRDEPRSEAEQMHDSTDPVRPGDAAWFLGHSLRERLTGRSPAGPVDVEVGRIRLKMWRDEPVHTRRPDLMARHLAEHGLDSDGLARMLGEAPETVRDRFDEEPGYARRLTDAWRRHPPADQGDDDAAGFATIAAPLVASARDRLRSRIDALVAGHPQLTAPALAAHLGPGPSDTLNGMLARVMALELNVLRVRGDLPGDDPHARFHHFLRRLRQPEHALALLREYPVLARDLIRVVDNWEAARLEFARRLVADHATLADRCGVPDALGDLAGVSFGAGDSHRGGRSVAVVRFTSGVRVMYKPRRLQVDRHFQQLLRWLDERGAQPPLRTFWVLDRGAYGWTEFVAGGPCADRDALSRFHRRQGALLALLQTLGATDFHLENVIAAGEHPMLIDLEAMLHNWQWERPAGDDDQAGYLQAVGVELMSRSAVTVGLLPAPVIWTEGNQVNRFDMSGMAGAGGQLTARPVAVWDGLGTDEMRLERRRVALPGSANLPTLGDGAVDVTEFAPEIVDGYRRLYRLLLAHRDELLAPAGPLAAFAGDEVRVVARATESYVRLLTEAHHPDLLRDALDRDRWFENLWAGHDRRPQRDALVAAELAQLHAGDVPIFVTTPSSTDLVAGDGSVLPGALRKTGLDAVRDRLAGMSEEHLAQQSWIIDASLTALIMGDAGTWRPPASASPASPAPGPVPPERYVDAARLVGDRLLATALEDGDRICWLGLGLVADRVWVLGPSAMDLYNGISGIALFLGRLASVTGDPTYRRAADRAATMMLREARAWLAAPVAETLGVGGFDHLGGSVYAFSHLAADLRRDDLLDVATRLAAAMVAHTADSREYDIISGTAGGLLALLSLHRMTDDPDLLAGAGAMARHLTGGASPVAGGLGWLGALSGDRPLAGFSHGASGIATALARWDRHRGVDEHRATVDAALRYEHTVYDDAAGNWRDLRPDAPTGDGMVAWCHGAAGIALARAELLGYASDDALVRADLRHALTALGDPRNLLRNHSICHGDLGNAEAGSAAAAVLGDDAAAQHAATVAAGAVADVEAGAWRCGVPRGVETPGLMSGLAGVGYAFLRRADPAGVPSVLLLEPPRDHRGAIDLP; this is translated from the coding sequence ATGAGCCGCCCGGATCCGGGCGGCCGGCACGTGACGCGCGACGAACCGCGCAGTGAGGCGGAGCAGATGCACGACAGCACCGACCCGGTGCGGCCCGGGGACGCCGCCTGGTTCCTGGGGCACTCCCTGCGGGAGCGGCTGACCGGCCGGTCACCCGCCGGACCCGTCGACGTCGAGGTCGGCCGGATCCGGCTGAAGATGTGGCGGGACGAGCCCGTGCACACCAGGCGGCCCGACCTGATGGCGCGGCACCTGGCCGAGCACGGCCTCGACTCCGACGGCCTGGCCCGGATGCTGGGCGAGGCGCCGGAGACGGTCCGGGACCGGTTCGACGAGGAGCCCGGGTACGCGCGCCGGCTGACCGACGCCTGGCGCCGCCACCCACCGGCCGACCAGGGCGACGACGACGCCGCGGGGTTCGCCACGATCGCCGCGCCGCTCGTCGCGAGCGCCCGGGACCGGCTCCGGTCCCGGATCGACGCCCTCGTCGCCGGCCATCCACAGTTGACCGCGCCGGCGCTCGCCGCGCACCTGGGGCCCGGCCCGTCGGACACGCTCAACGGGATGCTGGCCCGCGTCATGGCGTTGGAGCTCAACGTGCTGCGCGTGCGCGGCGACCTGCCCGGCGACGACCCGCACGCACGCTTCCACCACTTCCTGCGCCGGCTGCGGCAACCGGAGCACGCGCTGGCCCTGCTGCGGGAGTATCCGGTGCTCGCCCGCGACCTGATCCGGGTGGTCGACAACTGGGAGGCCGCCCGGCTGGAGTTCGCGCGGCGTCTCGTCGCCGACCACGCCACCCTCGCCGACCGTTGTGGCGTCCCGGACGCCCTCGGCGACCTGGCCGGGGTCAGCTTCGGCGCGGGCGACAGCCACCGCGGCGGACGCTCCGTCGCGGTGGTGCGCTTCACCTCCGGCGTACGGGTCATGTACAAGCCCCGCCGCCTCCAGGTGGACCGGCACTTCCAGCAGTTGCTGCGCTGGCTCGACGAGCGCGGCGCGCAGCCGCCGTTGCGGACGTTCTGGGTGCTCGACCGCGGCGCGTACGGCTGGACCGAGTTCGTGGCGGGCGGACCCTGCGCCGACCGGGACGCGCTGAGCCGGTTCCACCGTCGGCAGGGCGCCCTGCTGGCCCTCCTCCAGACGCTCGGCGCGACCGACTTCCACCTGGAGAACGTGATCGCCGCCGGTGAGCACCCGATGCTCATCGACCTGGAGGCGATGCTGCACAACTGGCAGTGGGAGCGGCCGGCCGGTGACGACGATCAGGCCGGCTACCTCCAGGCCGTCGGGGTGGAGCTGATGAGCCGCTCGGCGGTCACCGTGGGGCTGCTTCCCGCCCCGGTGATCTGGACCGAGGGCAACCAGGTCAACCGCTTCGACATGAGCGGGATGGCCGGCGCCGGCGGGCAGTTGACCGCCCGGCCGGTGGCGGTCTGGGACGGCCTCGGCACCGACGAGATGCGCCTGGAGCGGCGGCGGGTGGCGCTGCCCGGCTCGGCGAACCTGCCCACCCTCGGCGACGGCGCGGTCGACGTGACCGAGTTCGCGCCGGAGATCGTCGACGGCTACCGCCGGCTCTACCGGCTGCTGCTGGCGCACCGCGACGAGCTGCTCGCCCCGGCCGGCCCGCTGGCGGCGTTCGCCGGGGACGAGGTCCGCGTGGTCGCGCGCGCCACCGAGTCGTACGTCCGGCTGCTCACCGAGGCGCACCACCCCGACCTGCTGCGCGACGCCCTGGACCGGGACCGCTGGTTCGAGAACCTCTGGGCCGGACACGACCGGCGCCCGCAGCGGGACGCGCTCGTCGCCGCGGAACTGGCGCAGTTGCACGCCGGTGACGTGCCGATCTTCGTGACCACGCCGTCGTCGACGGATCTGGTCGCCGGGGACGGGTCCGTGCTGCCGGGCGCGCTGCGGAAGACCGGGCTGGACGCCGTCCGGGACCGCCTCGCCGGGATGTCGGAGGAGCACCTGGCTCAGCAGAGCTGGATCATCGACGCCTCCCTGACCGCCCTGATCATGGGGGACGCGGGCACCTGGCGACCGCCGGCTTCGGCGAGCCCGGCGAGCCCGGCGCCCGGACCGGTCCCACCCGAACGGTACGTGGACGCGGCGCGCCTCGTCGGGGACCGGCTGCTGGCCACCGCGCTCGAGGACGGCGACCGGATCTGCTGGCTCGGCCTGGGCCTGGTCGCCGACCGGGTGTGGGTGCTCGGGCCCAGCGCCATGGACCTCTACAACGGCATCAGCGGCATCGCCCTGTTCCTCGGCCGGCTCGCCTCCGTCACCGGCGACCCGACCTACCGGCGGGCCGCCGACCGGGCCGCCACGATGATGCTCCGCGAGGCGCGGGCCTGGCTCGCCGCGCCGGTCGCCGAGACCCTCGGCGTCGGCGGCTTCGACCACCTGGGCGGCTCGGTGTACGCGTTCAGCCACCTCGCCGCCGACCTGCGCCGTGACGACCTGCTCGACGTCGCCACCCGGCTGGCCGCCGCGATGGTCGCGCACACCGCCGACAGCCGGGAGTACGACATCATCAGCGGCACGGCCGGCGGGCTGCTCGCCCTGCTCTCGCTGCACCGGATGACCGACGACCCGGACCTGCTGGCCGGCGCCGGCGCGATGGCCCGGCACCTGACCGGCGGCGCGTCCCCGGTGGCCGGCGGCCTCGGCTGGCTCGGCGCGCTCTCCGGCGACCGGCCCCTCGCCGGCTTCTCCCACGGCGCGTCCGGCATCGCCACCGCGCTTGCCCGCTGGGACCGTCACCGCGGCGTCGACGAGCATCGCGCGACCGTGGACGCGGCGCTGCGCTACGAACACACGGTCTACGACGACGCCGCCGGCAACTGGCGGGACCTGCGCCCGGACGCCCCGACGGGCGACGGCATGGTCGCCTGGTGCCACGGCGCGGCCGGGATCGCGCTGGCCCGCGCCGAGCTGCTCGGCTACGCCAGCGATGACGCGCTCGTCCGCGCCGACCTGCGGCACGCGCTGACGGCCCTCGGCGATCCGCGGAACCTGCTGCGCAACCACTCGATCTGCCACGGCGACCTGGGCAACGCCGAGGCCGGGTCGGCCGCGGCGGCGGTCCTCGGCGACGACGCGGCGGCCCAGCACGCCGCCACGGTCGCGGCCGGGGCGGTGGCGGACGTCGAGGCGGGCGCCTGGCGGTGCGGCGTACCCCGGGGCGTGGAGACGCCCGGGCTGATGAGCGGCCTCGCCGGCGTCGGCTACGCGTTCCTGCGCCGGGCGGATCCGGCGGGCGTGCCGTCGGTGTTGCTGCTGGAGCCGCCGCGTGACCATCGCGGTGCCATCGATCTGCCATAG
- a CDS encoding mersacidin/lichenicidin family type 2 lantibiotic: MDYIRAWKDPVYRASLSDEERAALPANPAGFVELSDQELDTAPGGTWTPTPTITAVTGVAGCFTINGTVCNGTCAALTVGCCG, translated from the coding sequence ATGGACTACATCAGGGCGTGGAAGGACCCGGTCTACCGGGCGTCGCTCAGCGACGAGGAGCGGGCGGCCCTGCCGGCCAACCCGGCCGGCTTCGTCGAACTGAGCGACCAGGAACTCGACACCGCACCCGGTGGCACGTGGACCCCGACCCCGACCATCACCGCGGTCACCGGGGTCGCCGGCTGTTTCACCATCAACGGCACGGTCTGCAACGGCACCTGCGCGGCGCTGACCGTCGGCTGCTGCGGCTGA
- a CDS encoding mersacidin/lichenicidin family type 2 lantibiotic, whose translation MNIVQAWKDPEYRASLSAEQLAALPEHPCGVVELGDEVLAHIAGARTEYLLTLGCCGGFTARETPCGSCGATCGGTTCGTCQTQSTCGLCTA comes from the coding sequence ATGAACATCGTGCAAGCCTGGAAGGACCCCGAGTACCGGGCGAGCCTGTCCGCCGAGCAGCTCGCGGCGTTGCCCGAGCACCCCTGCGGCGTGGTCGAGCTGGGTGACGAGGTGCTCGCGCACATCGCCGGCGCGCGCACCGAGTACCTGCTGACGCTCGGCTGCTGCGGCGGCTTCACCGCCCGCGAGACGCCGTGCGGCTCCTGCGGCGCCACCTGCGGCGGCACCACCTGCGGCACCTGCCAGACGCAGTCGACCTGCGGGCTGTGCACCGCCTGA